One Hevea brasiliensis isolate MT/VB/25A 57/8 chromosome 5, ASM3005281v1, whole genome shotgun sequence genomic region harbors:
- the LOC131179853 gene encoding chromo domain-containing protein LHP1-like: protein MKGKRKAAASPNMALTDVLVDAQNMVEVLVQSGNAERDGVDENGENREGEGEEEEEEDDDDDEDEDEKGEEERPKLDEGFFEIEAIRRKRVRKGQLQYLIKWRGWPETANTWEPLENLQSCSDVIDAFEDSLRSGKSSRKRKRKYGGPHNQPKKKLSHSSGGYSITNVEVNVVDKPLYSAPLNNSSLADRPVGSGHEGEKIEVSNVKTAKKADENGYTNGSKETFDKKEDNEYDPKLSELRGTISMNDVNAEMLAIHFQDVNASRGDGPTNGLPKVEYVDSNQNNRRTGAKRRKSGSVKRFKKDLDMCESLCFQSSPFFLQPSPLNISVGTTAQLGIGNGTLAGTNSSYKPVDENSITVSKILKPIGFSDSVTDNVQDVLVTFVALRSDGKEVIVDNRFLKANNPLLLIDFYEQHLKYST, encoded by the exons ATGAAGGGGAAGAGGAAGGCAGCCGCAAGCCCCAATATGGCCTTGACCGATGTTTTAGTGGATGCCCAGAACATGGTAGAGGTTCTTGTTCAAAGTGGGAATGCTGAACGAGATGGGGTTGATGAAAATGGTGAGAATCGGGAAGGTGAaggagaggaagaggaagaggaggATGATGATGACGATGAGGACGAGGATGAGAAAGGAGAAGAAGAAAGGCCTAAGCTCGACGAGGGTTTCTTCGAAATCGAGGCTATTCGACGCAAAAGGGTCCGCAAG GGTCAGCTTCAATATCTCATAAAATG gCGAGGCTGGCCAGAAACGGCCAACACCTGGGAACCCTTAGAGAATTTGCAGTCATGTTCTGATGTCATTGATGCATTTGAGGATAG CTTGCGATCTGGTAAATCTTCACGAAAGAGGAAACGCAAGTATGGAGGCCCTCATAATCAGCCTAAGAAGAAGCTGTCACATTCCTCTGGTGGCTATAGCATTACCAATGTTGAAGTAAATGTTGTTGATAAACCTTTATACTCTGCTCCTCTGAATAACTCGAGCCTTGCCGATCGACCTGTGGGTTCAGGTCATGAAGGAGAGAAAATTGAAGTTAGCAATGTTAAAACAGCGAAGAAAGCTGATGAGAATGGGTACACCAATGGTTCAAAGGAAACTTTTGACAAGAAAGAGGATAATGAATATGATCCAAAGCTTAGTGAGCTGAGAGGAACAATCTCTATGAATGATGTGAATGCAGAAATGCTAGCAATACATTTCCAAGATGTTAATGCTTCAAGAGGTGATGGCCCTACAAATGGGCTTCCTAAGGTTGAGTATGTGGATTCTAATCAGAACAATCGGCGCACAGGTGCTAAGAGAAGGAAGTCCGGTTCCGTGAAGAGGTTTAAAAAGGACTTGGATATGTGTGAATCGCTTTGCTTCCAAAGTTCACCGTTTTTCTTACAACCTTCACCGTTGAATATCTCTGTTGGGACAACTGCACAACTAGGAATTGGAAATGGGACTTTAGCTGGGACTAATTCAAGTTACAAGCCAGTGGATGAAAATTCTATAACTGTCTCCAAGATCCTCAAGCCAATAGGCTTCTCAGATTCTGTGACAGACAATGTCCAAGATGTGCTGGTAACCTTTGTGGCATTGAG